Proteins encoded in a region of the Haloarcula sp. CBA1129 genome:
- a CDS encoding 30S ribosomal protein S6e, translating into MAEFTVAVSDPEDGHTYQIDVDGQDANRFIGRELGDEVDGGAVGLDGYTLELTGGSDTSGRPMRPDVRGVTTKEIMSDGGVGFKPTTDGERKRITVRGREVSDDTRQINAKITARGSESVDELLGDDE; encoded by the coding sequence ATGGCAGAATTCACAGTCGCCGTCTCCGATCCGGAGGACGGCCACACCTACCAGATCGACGTTGATGGACAGGACGCAAACCGCTTCATCGGCCGCGAACTCGGCGACGAGGTCGACGGCGGCGCTGTCGGCCTCGACGGTTACACGCTTGAACTGACCGGCGGCTCGGACACCTCCGGCCGACCGATGCGACCTGACGTTCGCGGCGTCACGACGAAGGAAATCATGTCTGACGGTGGCGTCGGCTTCAAGCCGACCACCGACGGCGAGCGCAAGCGCATCACCGTCCGCGGCCGCGAGGTCAGCGACGACACGCGTCAGATTAACGCAAAGATCACTGCTCGCGGTAGCGAGTCCGTCGACGAACTCCTCGGCGACGACGAGTAA
- a CDS encoding response regulator — translation MEGTASPRISVLHVDDEPGFAETAAEFLRHESDGFSVETVTSASEGLERLTDTVFDCIVSDYDMPEMNGIEFLRTVRAEYPELPFVLFTGKGSEEIASEAISAGVSDYLQKRGGTERYTLLANRIRNLVAQHRAEDGLQTRVRQQAAVADLGQYALTGCDLDALFERAVRTVSDALGTEYTKLLEYRSSRNDFRMRAGNGWHDGVVGEITVGVGTESLAGYTLQTEEPVVVTNLAAEDRFSGPQFLLDHGVVSGISVIIGTPAEPWGVLGTHTNEQREFTEDDITFVRGVANILTDAIERAHLERNLRQAEQRYQTLLENFPDGGVFLFDDDLRYLVARGEGLNVLGLTPDDIEGKTLEEVFPPGVAEVQRPKYRAALDGDEQVWTQEYEGRQYRVYALPVTTNGDTRRGMIVSEDVTDLPPNV, via the coding sequence ATGGAAGGGACCGCCAGCCCCCGAATCTCGGTGCTGCACGTCGACGATGAACCGGGATTCGCGGAGACAGCGGCCGAATTTCTCCGGCACGAGAGCGATGGTTTCAGCGTCGAGACGGTGACCAGCGCCAGTGAGGGGTTGGAGCGTCTCACCGACACCGTGTTCGACTGTATCGTCTCGGACTACGACATGCCCGAAATGAACGGCATCGAGTTCCTCAGGACCGTCCGTGCGGAGTATCCGGAACTCCCGTTCGTTCTGTTCACCGGGAAAGGGAGCGAGGAAATCGCCAGCGAGGCCATTTCAGCCGGCGTGAGCGATTACCTCCAGAAACGGGGCGGAACCGAGCGGTACACACTGCTTGCGAACCGGATCAGGAACCTCGTCGCCCAGCACCGCGCGGAAGACGGACTCCAGACACGGGTGCGACAGCAAGCGGCCGTGGCGGACCTCGGCCAGTACGCGCTGACAGGGTGTGACCTCGACGCGCTGTTCGAGCGAGCGGTTCGAACAGTCTCAGACGCGCTGGGAACGGAGTACACGAAGTTACTCGAATACCGCTCGTCTCGGAACGACTTCCGCATGCGGGCTGGCAACGGGTGGCACGATGGCGTGGTCGGCGAGATCACGGTCGGGGTCGGGACGGAGTCACTGGCAGGCTACACGCTCCAGACCGAAGAACCGGTCGTGGTGACGAACCTCGCGGCCGAAGATCGGTTCAGCGGGCCGCAGTTTCTGCTCGACCACGGCGTCGTGAGCGGCATCAGCGTCATTATCGGGACCCCCGCGGAACCGTGGGGCGTGCTCGGTACGCACACGAACGAGCAGCGGGAGTTCACCGAGGACGACATCACGTTCGTCAGAGGCGTCGCGAACATCCTCACGGACGCCATCGAGCGGGCACACCTCGAACGCAACCTCCGACAGGCGGAGCAGCGGTATCAGACGCTGCTGGAGAACTTCCCCGACGGCGGCGTGTTCCTGTTCGACGACGACCTTCGATACCTCGTCGCTCGCGGCGAGGGACTGAACGTGCTCGGCCTCACACCGGACGACATTGAGGGAAAGACCTTGGAGGAGGTGTTCCCGCCGGGGGTCGCCGAGGTGCAGCGACCCAAATACCGCGCCGCGCTGGACGGGGACGAACAGGTCTGGACGCAGGAGTACGAGGGTCGGCAGTATCGGGTGTACGCGCTGCCAGTCACGACCAATGGCGATACACGGCGCGGCATGATTGTCTCCGAGGACGTTACGGACCTGCCTCCGAACGTGTGA